The proteins below come from a single Oryzias latipes chromosome 14, ASM223467v1 genomic window:
- the LOC101174939 gene encoding rho GTPase-activating protein 32 isoform X1 — protein sequence MEAGSGAAAALGLLGAACSHDVLDRSLRPGCHLEDDDIVTELVHIHPRERPDWEETISAMARSAEIPEMRAEPLMRSSSSSTASMKVKNVKKLSFTKGHFPKLAECAHFHYENVDFGTIQLSLGDEQCEVTRNGHESKELVYLVHIYCQGRSWMVKRSYEDFRVLDKHLHLCIYDRRFSQLPELPRLESLTDLPEAVSQMLLAYLSRLSAIADNKINCGPALTWMEVDNKGNHLLVHEESSINVPAIAAAHVIKRYAAQASDELSFEVGDIVSVIDMPPKEDTTWWRGKHGFQVGFFPSECVEVINDKVPQSMTNAVPKAAPPCPGLQPASWSLFPPYLEMESVMQDSSWVADPLNHYNLSSVSKKHGKLITFLRSFMKSRPSKQKLKQRGILRERVFGCDLGEHLLNSGHDVPQVLKSCTEFIEKHGVVDGIYRLSGIASNIQKLRHEFDSEQIPDLTKDVYIQDIHCVGSLCKLYFRELPNPLLTYQLYEKFSEAVSAATDEERLIKIHDVIQQLPPPHYRTLEFLMRHLSHLAAFSYVTNMHTKNLAIVWAPNLLRSKQIESACFSGTAAFMEVRIQSVVVEFILNHVDVLFSTKLSSLIREGTGHNSLSRPKSLLVSSPSTKLLSLEEAQARTQAQINSPVTEDSKYIEVGEGPAALQGKFHTVIEFPTERKRPPVKSKKSPVGSWRSFFNLGKSSSMSKRKLQRNPSEPTELKAMALAGGRGDTVTLRSAKSEESLSSLHNVEGESKVFRPRRPRSSSDALSASFNGELLDSQQHYNSYDHTDAAEDSDDGPICVPALISPPRSAGEDVDLSPPDIGMASLDFDPMSFQCSGPDSSFAFPADDSPAAEGLPTKRSPGSISSSNVLSAPPLSSRSEGEKTESRRLTSSFSYTEKPTQAVSPIKCSKAPSLTSFALSVPPSSETPDRGPAEPSTSSQLSALRDPPPVAGSLLLKGAEPSLSEAFQVELQAKLAAFESADGRDEDAPPPAASRQEQRGVLPPDSATDPPSCSLSPVAPPPPKNPALMLSLASAESTQLVCSRPRSSEAPPPVSPLQPQEESVPPPISTAAPASFHCPAPSLPVKPEKPSRPAAEPQRQPEAEFTPLNPPAVSTTASRTSPAKTSPESQQTVPGLDLEATPIITGLAPPIPEVRPEDPATPQTLPKLTEPPPQKAKKPALSLPPQQSQAQKQPPPLTHPHPHVLPQPHLSKASARIAPTSADLVEKPWEAIKPVQPSTDAIKRKDPPPAPPMRTMDSKLAAAALSEVSHHRLDEGPPAPHGSEALPHCPLSPRKSSTHPPTYLHHKGEPIFTESAGGAYYHQRAVLKAPQPVPYHYRPESVTPHPCLSRSEPQVPYSTRMDNRYSTLGPRSYHHSIKLRGNPRGGYVSPGPGHQGYSHDRTQGYPTIRRVHSLYAPSTIHSVPIHRTEVPPDDDMFFYHRPGFSCRPYPQPHPQSSQTDYHVTQLQPYFENGRVQYRYSPCYGSSPLEFPYYDIDPYGTIRVRHCHAYGGRDGGAAPGRPGGKTTGYHYLSNYVIPPGKEHSFVSRDIPPSHGSKEASTYHAWDPEEAESLRFHSIRREGRARLKVKGLVLSQYDNVGQLCTPADMSPYDSTHLRSKSDPGKAVLAAAENTEGRYASRHMASDPDVLVYFDTDRHGPGSTAADKSNSLSKSSIPKKCQSSHSVPAFLSHSLPHQQESSRHEARGEARGDRLRGDGRSKYQQEYPSKRNLQPRYEGPESDQQQVKVKTAGHHGTDEAARSKAERSHGPQEDQRYNQTQPDPDRDHTHPKPSSKPVQSHYDNLDEFHPAPHPQAPPQKHAGSFPTPGPPGSLASRAYSTALGQGAFIQGELAMQRPEGEVHTQ from the exons CTCTCACTGGGAGACGAGCAGTGTGAGGTGACCAGGAATGGCCACGAGTCCAAAGAGCTGGTGTACCTGGTGCATATTTACTGCCAG GGCCGCAGCTGGATGGTGAAGCGCAGCTATGAGGATTTCCGTGTCCTGGACAAGCACTTGCATCTGTGCATCTATGACCGGCGCTTCTCGCAGCTGCCCGAGCTGCCCCGCCTGGAGAGCCTGACCGACCTGCCAGAG GCAGTTTCCCAGATGCTGCTGGCTTACCTCTCACGCCTCTCGGCCATCGCTGACAACAAGATCAACTGTGGGCCGGCCCTCACCTGGATGGAG GTTGACAATAAAGGGAATCACCTGTTGGTTCATGAGGAGTCTTCCATCAACGTGCCGGCCATCGCTGCTGCTCACGTCATTAAGCGCTACGCGGCTCAGGCCTCAGACGAGCTCTCCTTTGAG GTTGGAGACATCGTGTCTGTGATTGACATGCCccccaaggaggacaccacttgGTGGAGGGGCAAACATGGCTTCCAG GTGGGCTTCTTCCCCAGCGAGTGTGTGGAGGTCATCAACGACAAAGTGCCACAGTCCATGACCAACGCCGTTCCAAAAGCAG CGCCCCCCTGCCCGGGCCTGCAGCCTGCTTCCTGGAGCCTCTTCCCCCCCT ACCTGGAGATGGAGAGTGTCATGCAGGACAGTTCATGGGTGGCCGATCCGCTAAACCACTACAACCTGAGTTCAG TATCTAAAAAACACGGGAAGCTGATCACCTTCTTGCGCTCCTTCATGAAGTCCAGGCCCTCCAAGCAGAAGCTGAAGCAGAGGGGCATCCTCAGGGAGAGGGTGTTCGGCTGCGACCTGGGAGAGCACCTCCTGAACTCGGGACACGATG TGCCCCAGGTCCTCAAGAGCTGCACGGAGTTCATCGAGAAGCACGGCGTGGTGGACGGCATCTACCGCCTGTCTGGGATCGCCTCGAACATCCAGAAGCTGCG GCACGAGTTCGACTCGGAGCAGATCCCCGACCTGACCAAAGACGTGTACATCCAGGACATCCACTGTGTGGGCTCCCTGTGTAAGCTGTACTTCAGAGAGCTGCCAAACCCCCTCCTCACCTACCAGCTCTATGAGAAATTCTCT GAGGCGGTGTCCGCGGCAACAGACGAGGAGAGGCTCATCAAAATCCATGatgtcatccagcagctccCCCCCCCTCATTACAG GACTCTGGAGTTCCTGATGAGACACCTGTCCCACTTGGCAGCCTTCAGCTACGtcacaaacatgcacaccaAGAACCTGGCCATCGTCTGGGCGCCCAACCTACTGAG GTCCAAACAGATCGAGTCTGCCTGCTTCAGTGGCACGGCCGCCTTCATGGAGGTCCGGATCCAGTCTGTGGTGGTGGAGTTCATCCTCAACCACGTGGATGTGCTCTTCAGCACAAAGCTCAGCTCCCTGATCAGAGAAGGCACAg GTCACAACTCTCTGTCCCGGCCCAAGTCGCTGCTGGTGTCGTCTCCCTCCACCAAGCTGCTGAGCCTGGAGGAGGCCCAGGCCAGGACCCAGGCTCAGATCAACTCCCCCGTCACCGAAGACAGCAAGTACATCGAGGTGGGGGAGGGTCCCGCTGCCCTGCAGGGCAAGTTTCACACCGTCATCGAGTTCCCCACGGAGAG GAAAAGGCCTCCTGTCAAATCCAAGAAGTCTCCTGTGGGGAGCTGGCGCTCCTTCTTCAACCTGGGCAAGTCCTCCTCCATGTCAAAGCGCAAACTGCAGCGCAACCCCAGTGAGCCCACCGAGCTGAAGGCCATGGCACTGGCAG GAGGCAGAGGAGACACGGTGACGCTCAGGTCAGCCAAAAGTGAGGAGTCCCTGAGTTCTCTGCACAACGTTGAAG GGGAGTCTAAGGTGTTTCGTCCTCGCCGGCCACGCTCCAGCAGCGACGCCCTGTCAGCGTCCTTTAATGGCGAGCTGCTGGACAGCCAGCAGCACTACAACTCCTACGATCACACGGACGCCGCCGAGGACAGCGACGACGGGCCCATCTGTGTGCCGGCCCTCATCTCGCCGCCGCGCTCCGCTGGCGAAGACGTGGACCTCAGCCCGCCAGACATCGGCATGGCGTCCCTGGACTTTGACCCCATGTCCTTCCAGTGCAGCGGCCCCGACAGCTCCTTCGCCTTCCCCGCCGACGACTCGCCTGCCGCTGAGGGCCTCCCCACCAAGAGGAGCCCCGgcagcatcagcagctccaACGTGCTGTCTGCGCCCCCCCTCAGCAGCCGCTCTGAAGGGGAGAAGACGGAGAGCAGGAGGCTGACATCCTCCTTTTCCTACACGGAGAAACCCACACAGGCCGTCTCTCCCATCAAATGTTCAAAGGCCCCCAGTTTGACCTCATTTGCCCTCTCAGTGCCCCCCTCTTCAGAGACGCCTGACAGGGGTCCAGCTGAACCTTCCACGTCTTCACAGCTGTCTGCGCTCAGAGACCCGCCCCCTGTGGCGGGCAGCCTGCTGCTGAAGGGGGCCGAGCCGTCGCTGAGCGAAGCCttccaggtggagctgcaggccAAGCTGGCGGCCTTTGAGTCGGCGGACGGCAGAGATGAGGACGCACCGCCGCCGGCCGCCAGCAGGCAGGAACAGCGAG GAGTCCTACCTCCAGACTCTGCCACGGACCCCCCCTCCTGCTCTCTCAGCCctgtagctcctccccctcctaaAAATCCTGCCCTCATGTTGTCCCTGGCCTCTGCTGAATCGACTCAGCTGGTCTGCAGTCGGCCCCGGTCCTCGGAGGCCCCCCCACCCGTGTCCCCTCTGCAGCCACAGGAGGAGTCTGTCCCCCCTCCCATCAGCACGGCGGCTCCCGCTTCGTTCCACTGCCCCGCTCCAAGTCTTCCAGTCAAACCAGAGAAGCCCAGCAGGCCAGCAGCCGAGCCTCAACGCCAGCCAGAGGCTGAATTCACCCCCTTGAACCCCCCAGCAGTGTCCACAACAGCCAGCCGGACCTCTCCGGCCAAGACGAGCCCAGAGAGCCAGCAGACCGTCCCAGGACTAGACCTGGAAGCCACTCCCATCATCACAGGGTTGGCCCCGCCCATTCCTGAG GTTAGACCAGAGGATCCTGCCACCCCCCAAACCCTCCCGAAGTTAACTGAGCCCCCCCCTCAGAAAGCCAAAAAGCCTGCTTTGTCACTGCCTCCGCAGCAGAGCCAAGCTCAAAAGCAGCCCCCCCCACTGAcgcacccccacccccatgtGCTCCCCCAGCCTCATCTGTCAAAAGCCAGTGCCAGAATTGCCCCCACCTCTGCTGACCTTGTTGAAAAGCCCTGGGAGGCCATCAAGCCCGTGCAGCCGTCCACAGACGCCATCAAACGGAAGGACCCGCCCCCGGCCCCCCCCATGCGCACCATGGACAGTAAGCTGGCGGCTGCCGCTCTCAGTGAGGTTTCCCACCACAGGCTGGATGAAGGCCCCCCGGCCCCCCACGGGAGCGAAGCTCTGCCCCACTGCCCTCTCTCTCCTCGTAAGTCGTCCACTCACCCCCCAACCTACCTGCACCATAAGGGAGAGCCCATCTTCACAGAGTCTGCTGGGGGGGCATACTACCACCAGAGGGCAGTGCTGAAGGCCCCCCAGCCCGTCCCGTACCATTACAGACCCGAGAGCgtcaccccccacccctgccTGTCCAGGTCCGAGCCTCAGGTCCCCTACAGCACCCGGATGGATAACAGGTACAGCACGCTGGGCCCCAGGTCCTACCACCACTCCATCAAGCTGAGAGGAAACCCCCGGGGGGGGTACGTGTCTCCAGGACCGGGACACCAGGGTTACAGCCACGACAGAACCCAGGGTTACCCCACCATCCGCAGGGTGCACTCCCTCTACGCCCCCTCCACCATTCACTCCGTACCCATCCACAGGACAGAGGTCCCCCCGGACGACGACATGTTCTTCTACCACCGCCCGGGGTTCTCCTGCCGGCCCTACCCGCAGCCCCACCCACAGTCCTCCCAAACCGACTACCACGTCACTCAGCTGCAGCCGTACTTCGAGAACGGCCGGGTCCAGTATCGCTACAGTCCGTGCTATGGTTCCAGCCCTCTGGAGTTCCCCTACTACGACATAGATCCCTACGGCACCATCCGAGTCCGGCACTGCCACGCCTACGGAGGCCGGGATGGGGGGGCCGCTCCAGGGCGGCCAGGTGGAAAGACCACCGGGTACCACTACCTGTCTAATTACGTTATTCCTCCGGGGAAAGAGCATAGCTTTGTCAGCAGAGACATCCCCCCCAGTCATGGGAGCAAAGAAGCCTCCACCTACCATGCATGGGATCCAGAGGAGGCTGAAAGTCTCCGATTTCACTCCATccgcagagaggggagggccaGACTAAAGGTGAAAGGTCTGGTCCTCTCGCAGTACGACAACGTGGGACAACTGTGCACGCCCGCAGACATGTCGCCCTACGACAGCACGCATTTACGGAGTAAATCTGACCCCGGCAAAGCCGTGCTGGCTGCAGCCGAGAACACAGAGGGCCGCTACGCCAGCAGACACATGGCGTCCGACCCCGACGTCCTGGTGTACTTCGACACGGACAGGCATGGCCCCGGCAGCACTGCGGCTGACAAGTCCAACTCGCTGTCCAAGTCGAGCATCCCAAAGAAATGCCAGTCCTCTCACTCTGTTCCTGCCTTCCTGAGCCACAGTCTTCCCCACCAGCAGGAGAGCAGTCGGCACGAGGCCCGGGGCGAGGCCCGGGGCGACCGGCTCAGAGGAGACGGCAGGTCCAAATACCAGCAGGAGTATCCCAGCAAGAGGAACCTGCAGCCACGTTACGAGGGACCAGAATCGGACCAGCAGCAGGTCAAAGTAAAGACCGCAGGACACCACGGTACAGACGAGGCGGCTCGCTCCAAAGCGGAGCGGTCCCACGGCCCCCAGGAGGACCAGCGTTACAACCAAACCCAGCCAGACCCGGACAGAGACCACACCCACCCAAAACCCAGCAGTAAACCTGTGCAGTCCCACTATGACAACCTGGACGAATTCCACCCTGCACCTCACCCTCAGGCCCCCCCACAGAAACACGCAGGCTCTTTCCCGACCCCGGGGCCCCCAGGGAGCCTCGCCAGCAGAGCGTACTCCACAGCACTGGGACAGGGCGCCTTCATCCAGGGCGAGCTGGCCATGCAGAGGCCAGAGGGGGAGGTCCACACCCAGTGA
- the LOC101174939 gene encoding rho GTPase-activating protein 32 isoform X2 yields the protein MEAGSGAAAALGLLGAACSHDVLDRSLRPGCHLEDDDIVTELVHIHPRERPDWEETISAMARSAEIPEMRAEPLMRSSSSSTASMKVKNVKKLSFTKGHFPKLAECAHFHYENVDFGTIQLSLGDEQCEVTRNGHESKELVYLVHIYCQGRSWMVKRSYEDFRVLDKHLHLCIYDRRFSQLPELPRLESLTDLPEAVSQMLLAYLSRLSAIADNKINCGPALTWMEVDNKGNHLLVHEESSINVPAIAAAHVIKRYAAQASDELSFEVGDIVSVIDMPPKEDTTWWRGKHGFQVGFFPSECVEVINDKVPQSMTNAVPKADLEMESVMQDSSWVADPLNHYNLSSVSKKHGKLITFLRSFMKSRPSKQKLKQRGILRERVFGCDLGEHLLNSGHDVPQVLKSCTEFIEKHGVVDGIYRLSGIASNIQKLRHEFDSEQIPDLTKDVYIQDIHCVGSLCKLYFRELPNPLLTYQLYEKFSEAVSAATDEERLIKIHDVIQQLPPPHYRTLEFLMRHLSHLAAFSYVTNMHTKNLAIVWAPNLLRSKQIESACFSGTAAFMEVRIQSVVVEFILNHVDVLFSTKLSSLIREGTGHNSLSRPKSLLVSSPSTKLLSLEEAQARTQAQINSPVTEDSKYIEVGEGPAALQGKFHTVIEFPTERKRPPVKSKKSPVGSWRSFFNLGKSSSMSKRKLQRNPSEPTELKAMALAGGRGDTVTLRSAKSEESLSSLHNVEGESKVFRPRRPRSSSDALSASFNGELLDSQQHYNSYDHTDAAEDSDDGPICVPALISPPRSAGEDVDLSPPDIGMASLDFDPMSFQCSGPDSSFAFPADDSPAAEGLPTKRSPGSISSSNVLSAPPLSSRSEGEKTESRRLTSSFSYTEKPTQAVSPIKCSKAPSLTSFALSVPPSSETPDRGPAEPSTSSQLSALRDPPPVAGSLLLKGAEPSLSEAFQVELQAKLAAFESADGRDEDAPPPAASRQEQRGVLPPDSATDPPSCSLSPVAPPPPKNPALMLSLASAESTQLVCSRPRSSEAPPPVSPLQPQEESVPPPISTAAPASFHCPAPSLPVKPEKPSRPAAEPQRQPEAEFTPLNPPAVSTTASRTSPAKTSPESQQTVPGLDLEATPIITGLAPPIPEVRPEDPATPQTLPKLTEPPPQKAKKPALSLPPQQSQAQKQPPPLTHPHPHVLPQPHLSKASARIAPTSADLVEKPWEAIKPVQPSTDAIKRKDPPPAPPMRTMDSKLAAAALSEVSHHRLDEGPPAPHGSEALPHCPLSPRKSSTHPPTYLHHKGEPIFTESAGGAYYHQRAVLKAPQPVPYHYRPESVTPHPCLSRSEPQVPYSTRMDNRYSTLGPRSYHHSIKLRGNPRGGYVSPGPGHQGYSHDRTQGYPTIRRVHSLYAPSTIHSVPIHRTEVPPDDDMFFYHRPGFSCRPYPQPHPQSSQTDYHVTQLQPYFENGRVQYRYSPCYGSSPLEFPYYDIDPYGTIRVRHCHAYGGRDGGAAPGRPGGKTTGYHYLSNYVIPPGKEHSFVSRDIPPSHGSKEASTYHAWDPEEAESLRFHSIRREGRARLKVKGLVLSQYDNVGQLCTPADMSPYDSTHLRSKSDPGKAVLAAAENTEGRYASRHMASDPDVLVYFDTDRHGPGSTAADKSNSLSKSSIPKKCQSSHSVPAFLSHSLPHQQESSRHEARGEARGDRLRGDGRSKYQQEYPSKRNLQPRYEGPESDQQQVKVKTAGHHGTDEAARSKAERSHGPQEDQRYNQTQPDPDRDHTHPKPSSKPVQSHYDNLDEFHPAPHPQAPPQKHAGSFPTPGPPGSLASRAYSTALGQGAFIQGELAMQRPEGEVHTQ from the exons CTCTCACTGGGAGACGAGCAGTGTGAGGTGACCAGGAATGGCCACGAGTCCAAAGAGCTGGTGTACCTGGTGCATATTTACTGCCAG GGCCGCAGCTGGATGGTGAAGCGCAGCTATGAGGATTTCCGTGTCCTGGACAAGCACTTGCATCTGTGCATCTATGACCGGCGCTTCTCGCAGCTGCCCGAGCTGCCCCGCCTGGAGAGCCTGACCGACCTGCCAGAG GCAGTTTCCCAGATGCTGCTGGCTTACCTCTCACGCCTCTCGGCCATCGCTGACAACAAGATCAACTGTGGGCCGGCCCTCACCTGGATGGAG GTTGACAATAAAGGGAATCACCTGTTGGTTCATGAGGAGTCTTCCATCAACGTGCCGGCCATCGCTGCTGCTCACGTCATTAAGCGCTACGCGGCTCAGGCCTCAGACGAGCTCTCCTTTGAG GTTGGAGACATCGTGTCTGTGATTGACATGCCccccaaggaggacaccacttgGTGGAGGGGCAAACATGGCTTCCAG GTGGGCTTCTTCCCCAGCGAGTGTGTGGAGGTCATCAACGACAAAGTGCCACAGTCCATGACCAACGCCGTTCCAAAAGCAG ACCTGGAGATGGAGAGTGTCATGCAGGACAGTTCATGGGTGGCCGATCCGCTAAACCACTACAACCTGAGTTCAG TATCTAAAAAACACGGGAAGCTGATCACCTTCTTGCGCTCCTTCATGAAGTCCAGGCCCTCCAAGCAGAAGCTGAAGCAGAGGGGCATCCTCAGGGAGAGGGTGTTCGGCTGCGACCTGGGAGAGCACCTCCTGAACTCGGGACACGATG TGCCCCAGGTCCTCAAGAGCTGCACGGAGTTCATCGAGAAGCACGGCGTGGTGGACGGCATCTACCGCCTGTCTGGGATCGCCTCGAACATCCAGAAGCTGCG GCACGAGTTCGACTCGGAGCAGATCCCCGACCTGACCAAAGACGTGTACATCCAGGACATCCACTGTGTGGGCTCCCTGTGTAAGCTGTACTTCAGAGAGCTGCCAAACCCCCTCCTCACCTACCAGCTCTATGAGAAATTCTCT GAGGCGGTGTCCGCGGCAACAGACGAGGAGAGGCTCATCAAAATCCATGatgtcatccagcagctccCCCCCCCTCATTACAG GACTCTGGAGTTCCTGATGAGACACCTGTCCCACTTGGCAGCCTTCAGCTACGtcacaaacatgcacaccaAGAACCTGGCCATCGTCTGGGCGCCCAACCTACTGAG GTCCAAACAGATCGAGTCTGCCTGCTTCAGTGGCACGGCCGCCTTCATGGAGGTCCGGATCCAGTCTGTGGTGGTGGAGTTCATCCTCAACCACGTGGATGTGCTCTTCAGCACAAAGCTCAGCTCCCTGATCAGAGAAGGCACAg GTCACAACTCTCTGTCCCGGCCCAAGTCGCTGCTGGTGTCGTCTCCCTCCACCAAGCTGCTGAGCCTGGAGGAGGCCCAGGCCAGGACCCAGGCTCAGATCAACTCCCCCGTCACCGAAGACAGCAAGTACATCGAGGTGGGGGAGGGTCCCGCTGCCCTGCAGGGCAAGTTTCACACCGTCATCGAGTTCCCCACGGAGAG GAAAAGGCCTCCTGTCAAATCCAAGAAGTCTCCTGTGGGGAGCTGGCGCTCCTTCTTCAACCTGGGCAAGTCCTCCTCCATGTCAAAGCGCAAACTGCAGCGCAACCCCAGTGAGCCCACCGAGCTGAAGGCCATGGCACTGGCAG GAGGCAGAGGAGACACGGTGACGCTCAGGTCAGCCAAAAGTGAGGAGTCCCTGAGTTCTCTGCACAACGTTGAAG GGGAGTCTAAGGTGTTTCGTCCTCGCCGGCCACGCTCCAGCAGCGACGCCCTGTCAGCGTCCTTTAATGGCGAGCTGCTGGACAGCCAGCAGCACTACAACTCCTACGATCACACGGACGCCGCCGAGGACAGCGACGACGGGCCCATCTGTGTGCCGGCCCTCATCTCGCCGCCGCGCTCCGCTGGCGAAGACGTGGACCTCAGCCCGCCAGACATCGGCATGGCGTCCCTGGACTTTGACCCCATGTCCTTCCAGTGCAGCGGCCCCGACAGCTCCTTCGCCTTCCCCGCCGACGACTCGCCTGCCGCTGAGGGCCTCCCCACCAAGAGGAGCCCCGgcagcatcagcagctccaACGTGCTGTCTGCGCCCCCCCTCAGCAGCCGCTCTGAAGGGGAGAAGACGGAGAGCAGGAGGCTGACATCCTCCTTTTCCTACACGGAGAAACCCACACAGGCCGTCTCTCCCATCAAATGTTCAAAGGCCCCCAGTTTGACCTCATTTGCCCTCTCAGTGCCCCCCTCTTCAGAGACGCCTGACAGGGGTCCAGCTGAACCTTCCACGTCTTCACAGCTGTCTGCGCTCAGAGACCCGCCCCCTGTGGCGGGCAGCCTGCTGCTGAAGGGGGCCGAGCCGTCGCTGAGCGAAGCCttccaggtggagctgcaggccAAGCTGGCGGCCTTTGAGTCGGCGGACGGCAGAGATGAGGACGCACCGCCGCCGGCCGCCAGCAGGCAGGAACAGCGAG GAGTCCTACCTCCAGACTCTGCCACGGACCCCCCCTCCTGCTCTCTCAGCCctgtagctcctccccctcctaaAAATCCTGCCCTCATGTTGTCCCTGGCCTCTGCTGAATCGACTCAGCTGGTCTGCAGTCGGCCCCGGTCCTCGGAGGCCCCCCCACCCGTGTCCCCTCTGCAGCCACAGGAGGAGTCTGTCCCCCCTCCCATCAGCACGGCGGCTCCCGCTTCGTTCCACTGCCCCGCTCCAAGTCTTCCAGTCAAACCAGAGAAGCCCAGCAGGCCAGCAGCCGAGCCTCAACGCCAGCCAGAGGCTGAATTCACCCCCTTGAACCCCCCAGCAGTGTCCACAACAGCCAGCCGGACCTCTCCGGCCAAGACGAGCCCAGAGAGCCAGCAGACCGTCCCAGGACTAGACCTGGAAGCCACTCCCATCATCACAGGGTTGGCCCCGCCCATTCCTGAG GTTAGACCAGAGGATCCTGCCACCCCCCAAACCCTCCCGAAGTTAACTGAGCCCCCCCCTCAGAAAGCCAAAAAGCCTGCTTTGTCACTGCCTCCGCAGCAGAGCCAAGCTCAAAAGCAGCCCCCCCCACTGAcgcacccccacccccatgtGCTCCCCCAGCCTCATCTGTCAAAAGCCAGTGCCAGAATTGCCCCCACCTCTGCTGACCTTGTTGAAAAGCCCTGGGAGGCCATCAAGCCCGTGCAGCCGTCCACAGACGCCATCAAACGGAAGGACCCGCCCCCGGCCCCCCCCATGCGCACCATGGACAGTAAGCTGGCGGCTGCCGCTCTCAGTGAGGTTTCCCACCACAGGCTGGATGAAGGCCCCCCGGCCCCCCACGGGAGCGAAGCTCTGCCCCACTGCCCTCTCTCTCCTCGTAAGTCGTCCACTCACCCCCCAACCTACCTGCACCATAAGGGAGAGCCCATCTTCACAGAGTCTGCTGGGGGGGCATACTACCACCAGAGGGCAGTGCTGAAGGCCCCCCAGCCCGTCCCGTACCATTACAGACCCGAGAGCgtcaccccccacccctgccTGTCCAGGTCCGAGCCTCAGGTCCCCTACAGCACCCGGATGGATAACAGGTACAGCACGCTGGGCCCCAGGTCCTACCACCACTCCATCAAGCTGAGAGGAAACCCCCGGGGGGGGTACGTGTCTCCAGGACCGGGACACCAGGGTTACAGCCACGACAGAACCCAGGGTTACCCCACCATCCGCAGGGTGCACTCCCTCTACGCCCCCTCCACCATTCACTCCGTACCCATCCACAGGACAGAGGTCCCCCCGGACGACGACATGTTCTTCTACCACCGCCCGGGGTTCTCCTGCCGGCCCTACCCGCAGCCCCACCCACAGTCCTCCCAAACCGACTACCACGTCACTCAGCTGCAGCCGTACTTCGAGAACGGCCGGGTCCAGTATCGCTACAGTCCGTGCTATGGTTCCAGCCCTCTGGAGTTCCCCTACTACGACATAGATCCCTACGGCACCATCCGAGTCCGGCACTGCCACGCCTACGGAGGCCGGGATGGGGGGGCCGCTCCAGGGCGGCCAGGTGGAAAGACCACCGGGTACCACTACCTGTCTAATTACGTTATTCCTCCGGGGAAAGAGCATAGCTTTGTCAGCAGAGACATCCCCCCCAGTCATGGGAGCAAAGAAGCCTCCACCTACCATGCATGGGATCCAGAGGAGGCTGAAAGTCTCCGATTTCACTCCATccgcagagaggggagggccaGACTAAAGGTGAAAGGTCTGGTCCTCTCGCAGTACGACAACGTGGGACAACTGTGCACGCCCGCAGACATGTCGCCCTACGACAGCACGCATTTACGGAGTAAATCTGACCCCGGCAAAGCCGTGCTGGCTGCAGCCGAGAACACAGAGGGCCGCTACGCCAGCAGACACATGGCGTCCGACCCCGACGTCCTGGTGTACTTCGACACGGACAGGCATGGCCCCGGCAGCACTGCGGCTGACAAGTCCAACTCGCTGTCCAAGTCGAGCATCCCAAAGAAATGCCAGTCCTCTCACTCTGTTCCTGCCTTCCTGAGCCACAGTCTTCCCCACCAGCAGGAGAGCAGTCGGCACGAGGCCCGGGGCGAGGCCCGGGGCGACCGGCTCAGAGGAGACGGCAGGTCCAAATACCAGCAGGAGTATCCCAGCAAGAGGAACCTGCAGCCACGTTACGAGGGACCAGAATCGGACCAGCAGCAGGTCAAAGTAAAGACCGCAGGACACCACGGTACAGACGAGGCGGCTCGCTCCAAAGCGGAGCGGTCCCACGGCCCCCAGGAGGACCAGCGTTACAACCAAACCCAGCCAGACCCGGACAGAGACCACACCCACCCAAAACCCAGCAGTAAACCTGTGCAGTCCCACTATGACAACCTGGACGAATTCCACCCTGCACCTCACCCTCAGGCCCCCCCACAGAAACACGCAGGCTCTTTCCCGACCCCGGGGCCCCCAGGGAGCCTCGCCAGCAGAGCGTACTCCACAGCACTGGGACAGGGCGCCTTCATCCAGGGCGAGCTGGCCATGCAGAGGCCAGAGGGGGAGGTCCACACCCAGTGA